A genome region from Sphingobium sp. WTD-1 includes the following:
- a CDS encoding S24 family peptidase, giving the protein MSNHLSPQELLAQLKETGVTQKDIANFLGIPQSAVSNISRGLRRMQHDEYARLSNLLRGSTKPRTLEIPIIGLSGAGQWVEAIEQADNFLTLPSVIGSNELRASFAVEVVGDSMDQIMPEGTFAVVDTGQVDLFSSACYLLMNPEGEATIKRYRSDPARFEPVSSNPEYKPFNVGTTDFRVIGRVVYALRKF; this is encoded by the coding sequence ATGAGCAATCACCTCTCTCCCCAAGAACTGCTGGCCCAACTCAAAGAGACGGGCGTTACCCAGAAGGATATTGCAAACTTCCTGGGCATTCCGCAGTCCGCCGTCTCTAACATCTCCCGCGGGCTGCGACGTATGCAGCATGACGAGTATGCGAGGTTGAGCAATCTCTTAAGGGGAAGCACGAAGCCCCGGACGCTCGAAATACCAATCATCGGGCTAAGCGGAGCCGGGCAATGGGTCGAGGCTATCGAGCAAGCCGATAATTTCCTTACGCTTCCCAGCGTCATAGGCAGCAACGAACTTCGGGCGTCATTCGCGGTCGAGGTTGTCGGTGACAGCATGGATCAGATCATGCCCGAAGGGACCTTTGCTGTGGTCGACACGGGGCAGGTCGACCTGTTTAGCAGCGCTTGTTATCTGCTCATGAACCCGGAGGGAGAGGCCACGATCAAGCGCTATCGTAGCGATCCTGCACGATTTGAGCCTGTATCCAGCAATCCCGAGTACAAGCCGTTCAATGTAGGAACGACGGATTTCCGCGTTATCGGGAGAGTTGTGTACGCCCTCAGAAAATTCTGA
- a CDS encoding primase-helicase zinc-binding domain-containing protein → MMTGISEQCVNRWHAILPRLGISPQFLTGKHTKCPACGGKDRFRFDDKDGRGTFYCNACGAGNGVDLVMRVHGKTFREAADMIREVAPDAEQRRPPRAMSDERRVEILREMWRQSAPVAETDDAGRYLMSRRIDPPFSPALRFIPKLKVTGAPVDHLAAMIAMVRDPLGEPLTLHRTYLAAGRKAELNGGSRKMMPGKTPHGSFIELSPAAEEMGVAEGIETALRAQQRFGVPVWSLINADGLRAFTPPPIVKRLRIFGDNDLNYTGQLAAFALANRMAIKNDHIAVSVDIPPEPGTDWADVE, encoded by the coding sequence ATGATGACGGGCATTTCAGAGCAATGCGTCAATCGCTGGCACGCCATCTTGCCGCGACTAGGAATATCGCCCCAGTTCCTGACCGGCAAACACACGAAATGCCCTGCTTGCGGCGGAAAGGATCGCTTCCGCTTCGATGACAAGGACGGGCGTGGGACGTTCTACTGCAACGCCTGCGGGGCCGGTAACGGTGTCGATTTGGTGATGCGGGTTCATGGAAAAACGTTCCGTGAAGCCGCCGATATGATCCGGGAGGTTGCGCCGGACGCTGAGCAGCGCCGCCCACCTCGAGCAATGTCGGACGAGCGCCGGGTCGAGATCCTGCGGGAAATGTGGCGACAGAGTGCGCCTGTTGCCGAGACCGACGATGCGGGACGATACCTGATGTCGCGCCGCATCGATCCGCCGTTCAGTCCGGCTCTGCGCTTCATCCCGAAGCTCAAGGTCACTGGCGCGCCCGTTGATCATCTCGCGGCCATGATCGCTATGGTCCGTGATCCGCTTGGGGAACCGCTGACGCTACACCGGACTTACTTGGCGGCAGGGCGAAAGGCCGAGCTGAACGGCGGCTCGCGCAAGATGATGCCCGGAAAAACCCCACACGGCAGTTTCATTGAGCTGTCGCCGGCGGCCGAGGAAATGGGCGTAGCGGAGGGCATCGAGACGGCATTGCGGGCGCAGCAGCGCTTCGGCGTTCCGGTGTGGTCGCTGATCAACGCTGACGGTCTAAGGGCCTTCACGCCGCCGCCGATCGTGAAGCGGCTTCGCATATTCGGCGACAACGACCTGAATTACACCGGCCAGCTCGCCGCCTTCGCGTTGGCGAACCGCATGGCCATCAAAAATGATCACATTGCCGTCTCGGTGGATATTCCGCCTGAGCCCGGCACAGATTGGGCGGATGTTGAATGA
- a CDS encoding HNH endonuclease has product MARAEQGWSSESVAALGALWDAGVPTMEIARRLGRTRSCILGKSRRIGLRPRHEMTAAQAASMAEVGAFIGRPGQIMFRRNMLENYNFCCPITGCSIEQVLQAAHVIPFGRGGSFEISNGIVLRADLHAMFDAGLMAISPTDFTILWSPRVADFDYTRLKRAAFERVEHLPSCEGLTWHIRNVFRASG; this is encoded by the coding sequence ATGGCGAGAGCCGAACAAGGGTGGTCATCAGAATCTGTCGCCGCTCTTGGCGCGCTCTGGGACGCTGGCGTGCCGACCATGGAGATTGCCCGCCGGCTGGGCCGAACGCGAAGTTGCATATTGGGTAAATCTCGTCGCATCGGTCTTAGGCCACGTCATGAAATGACGGCGGCTCAAGCGGCTTCGATGGCAGAAGTTGGGGCGTTTATAGGACGCCCCGGGCAGATCATGTTTCGTCGCAACATGCTCGAAAACTACAACTTTTGCTGCCCAATTACCGGATGCTCAATTGAGCAGGTATTGCAGGCTGCCCATGTTATCCCCTTTGGAAGAGGCGGTAGTTTCGAAATCTCCAACGGAATTGTCCTGCGCGCTGACCTTCATGCGATGTTTGACGCTGGGTTGATGGCAATTTCTCCTACAGATTTTACTATCCTCTGGTCGCCGAGAGTTGCTGACTTCGACTACACTAGGCTCAAGCGCGCGGCGTTTGAACGGGTGGAGCATCTTCCCTCTTGTGAGGGACTAACCTGGCATATCCGAAATGTCTTTCGCGCTTCCGGTTGA
- a CDS encoding DEAD/DEAH box helicase has protein sequence MKELRPHQTGAVAMLREAIGRERIKRLVLDLPTGAGKTVIAAAIIRMAREKGNRVLFVVDAISLIDQSVQAFYAEGICEIGVIQANHPMTDWSRPVQVASVQTLQNRGMPQVDLVIIDEAHCMYKFMTETMASPEWEKVPFIGLSATPWAKGMGNVYQKLIAPVRMQELIDREYLCPFRVFAADHPDLSGVKIVRGDYHEGQLADAMNDGQLIADIVSTWARLGENRPTLCFCVDRAHAKQVQLRFEDAGIPAGYIDKDTPASERHAIRRKLDAGEIKVVCNIGCLTKGVDWAIGCVILARPTRSEMLYVQMVGRGLRVNPPMPDCIILDHADNTLRMGFVTDLSRGELDTGKRGERGASERREALPKECSAPGCGFIKPPKVRECPVCGFTPNAQSEIEEEDGELVEVTPGKAKRAKSTMVDKQRWLAELNYLAMERGYKSGWASQQYRSKFGVWPNQLNRAAMEIAGPEVRSYVRSQQIRYAKSRAA, from the coding sequence ATGAAGGAGCTTCGCCCCCACCAGACCGGCGCCGTCGCTATGCTCCGCGAGGCCATCGGGCGGGAACGCATCAAGCGGCTGGTGCTCGACCTGCCAACCGGCGCGGGAAAGACCGTGATCGCTGCGGCTATAATCCGCATGGCTAGGGAAAAAGGGAACCGCGTCCTGTTCGTGGTCGATGCTATCTCGCTGATCGACCAGAGCGTGCAGGCCTTCTACGCCGAAGGCATCTGCGAAATCGGCGTGATCCAGGCGAACCACCCGATGACTGACTGGTCGCGTCCGGTTCAGGTCGCTTCGGTGCAGACCCTGCAGAACCGGGGCATGCCGCAAGTCGACCTCGTCATCATCGACGAAGCGCATTGCATGTACAAGTTCATGACCGAGACGATGGCCTCGCCCGAATGGGAGAAGGTTCCGTTCATCGGCCTGAGCGCCACGCCGTGGGCAAAGGGCATGGGCAACGTCTACCAGAAGCTAATCGCCCCGGTGCGGATGCAGGAACTGATCGACCGCGAGTATCTTTGCCCGTTCCGTGTTTTCGCTGCCGACCATCCTGACCTGTCAGGCGTAAAGATCGTGCGGGGTGATTATCACGAGGGCCAGCTCGCCGACGCTATGAACGATGGGCAACTGATCGCGGACATCGTATCGACATGGGCACGGCTTGGGGAAAATCGCCCGACCCTGTGCTTCTGCGTCGATCGGGCTCACGCCAAACAGGTTCAGCTGCGATTCGAGGACGCGGGCATCCCGGCCGGGTACATCGACAAGGACACGCCCGCCAGTGAGCGCCATGCGATCCGGCGCAAGCTCGACGCGGGCGAAATCAAGGTCGTCTGCAACATCGGATGCCTGACGAAGGGCGTTGATTGGGCGATCGGGTGCGTCATCCTGGCGCGTCCAACCCGCTCGGAAATGCTCTACGTCCAGATGGTTGGGCGTGGCCTGCGAGTTAACCCGCCGATGCCCGACTGCATCATCCTCGATCACGCCGACAACACGCTGCGCATGGGTTTCGTGACCGACCTTAGCCGTGGCGAGTTGGACACCGGCAAGCGCGGCGAACGGGGGGCATCGGAGCGCAGAGAGGCGCTACCCAAGGAATGTTCCGCCCCAGGCTGCGGGTTCATCAAGCCGCCCAAGGTGCGGGAATGTCCGGTCTGCGGTTTCACGCCGAACGCTCAATCCGAGATCGAGGAAGAGGATGGCGAGCTGGTCGAAGTCACGCCGGGCAAGGCCAAGAGGGCGAAATCAACTATGGTCGACAAGCAACGGTGGCTGGCGGAGTTGAACTATCTCGCCATGGAGCGCGGATATAAATCCGGGTGGGCCTCCCAGCAGTATCGCAGCAAGTTCGGCGTCTGGCCCAACCAGCTCAATCGGGCGGCCATGGAAATCGCCGGGCCGGAAGTTCGATCCTATGTGCGCTCTCAGCAGATCCGCTACGCAAAAAGCAGGGCGGCATGA
- a CDS encoding helix-turn-helix domain-containing protein: MRDETQALSAMAVAFATRRTDKVETAVLACLSHDPDHSLSSLVARTKASRSAILRALNDLEYDGYLGRISRAGNGKNLYQLKFAEPNFIEPKYRTGRVRK, encoded by the coding sequence ATGCGAGACGAAACCCAAGCGCTGAGCGCAATGGCGGTAGCCTTCGCCACTCGCCGCACCGACAAGGTGGAAACGGCTGTTCTAGCCTGCCTTAGCCATGATCCAGACCATAGTCTTTCGAGCCTCGTTGCGAGGACGAAAGCGTCTCGCAGCGCGATCCTGAGGGCGCTCAACGATCTCGAATATGACGGATACTTGGGGCGTATTTCCCGGGCTGGGAACGGGAAAAATCTCTACCAGCTCAAATTTGCCGAACCGAACTTTATTGAGCCGAAATATCGGACTGGGCGGGTGCGCAAGTGA